In Chroogloeocystis siderophila 5.2 s.c.1, a genomic segment contains:
- a CDS encoding pentapeptide repeat-containing protein produces MVKTIFRVCRWIAFWVLVVSVIASPLYISIPSAIALDYNKEILLNSDFSGRDLTDSSFNHANLRNSNFSHANLEGVSLFAANLESANLEGANLTNATLDSARLSNANLKDAVLEGAFAANAKFDKAIIDGADFTDVLLRRDEQDKLCKVAKGTNPTTGRETRETLMCF; encoded by the coding sequence ATGGTAAAGACTATATTCAGGGTATGTCGCTGGATAGCATTTTGGGTGCTAGTTGTGAGTGTGATCGCGTCTCCACTGTATATAAGTATTCCCAGTGCGATCGCACTTGATTACAACAAAGAAATTTTACTGAACTCTGATTTTTCAGGGCGTGATTTAACCGACTCTAGTTTTAATCATGCCAATTTGCGTAACAGCAATTTCAGCCACGCAAATTTAGAAGGTGTCAGTTTATTTGCAGCGAACTTAGAGTCAGCTAATCTCGAAGGCGCAAATTTGACGAATGCAACGTTAGATTCAGCGCGGTTGAGTAATGCTAATTTAAAGGATGCGGTTTTAGAAGGTGCATTTGCGGCAAATGCTAAATTTGACAAGGCGATTATTGATGGGGCTGACTTTACTGACGTGTTGTTGCGCCGAGACGAACAAGACAAGCTGTGCAAAGTAGCGAAAGGAACTAACCCAACAACAGGGCGAGAAACACGGGAAACTTTGATGTGTTTTTAA
- a CDS encoding YraN family protein: MTNPPASYYPDIGVLGEDLVAQWLQLQGCKILHRRWRCRWGELDIVAQQEATTPFVTFVEVKTRSSGNWDEGGLLSLTPQKQAKLCRAATFYLTQYPNLNDFPCRFDVALVYCQRFNTHSPPPINKPAIFESLALQVRNTKFKLLLQEYILAAFEFYSKL; encoded by the coding sequence ATGACAAACCCTCCTGCTTCTTATTATCCCGATATTGGTGTATTAGGAGAAGACCTCGTTGCACAATGGTTACAATTACAAGGTTGCAAAATTCTGCATCGTCGCTGGCGCTGTCGTTGGGGCGAACTCGATATCGTTGCCCAACAAGAAGCTACCACACCATTCGTTACTTTTGTCGAAGTTAAAACTCGTAGCAGCGGAAATTGGGATGAAGGCGGGTTATTATCGCTCACACCACAAAAGCAAGCTAAACTTTGTCGAGCAGCAACTTTTTACTTGACTCAATACCCCAACTTAAACGACTTTCCCTGTCGCTTTGATGTTGCTTTAGTCTACTGTCAACGCTTTAACACTCACTCACCACCACCAATAAATAAGCCAGCAATCTTTGAATCGCTGGCACTACAAGTTAGAAATACTAAATTCAAATTACTCTTGCAAGAATACATTCTCGCAGCATTTGAATTTTATTCAAAGTTGTGA
- the queA gene encoding tRNA preQ1(34) S-adenosylmethionine ribosyltransferase-isomerase QueA gives MLRQLSAQEQDSLLSAYDYELPEELIAQNPAVPRDSARLLVVDSTRHHHHRFYELPQLLRSGDLLVMNNTKVIPARLYGRKQSGADVEVLLLEERQHNQWLALVKPGRRLPPGATIVFAGNATDPLSATVLEIDAATGGRLLQFDVPPAMSLLQVLDQYGQVPLPPYITNSQATSEQYQTVYAEQPGAVAAPTAGLHFTPELLTRLKGKGIRTAFVTLHVGVGTFRPVEVEDITTHKMHGEWVEVSADTVAQIRETQAQGGRVFAVGTTVVRSLEGAAVSGELQPFCGKTNLFIYPGYQWRVVEGLITNFHLPKSSLLMLVSALIGRQRLLALYQEAIAERYRFYSFGDAMLILPQFESMC, from the coding sequence ATGTTGCGTCAATTATCTGCTCAAGAACAAGACAGCTTATTATCTGCATACGATTATGAATTACCCGAAGAGTTAATTGCCCAAAATCCCGCAGTCCCTAGAGATAGCGCGCGCTTATTAGTTGTTGATTCCACACGCCATCACCATCATCGATTTTACGAGTTACCACAACTGCTGCGATCAGGCGATTTACTGGTGATGAACAATACAAAGGTAATACCCGCACGGCTATATGGGCGTAAGCAAAGTGGTGCAGATGTTGAAGTGTTACTCTTAGAAGAACGCCAGCACAATCAATGGTTAGCCTTAGTCAAACCAGGAAGGCGTTTACCGCCAGGCGCAACGATTGTATTTGCAGGAAATGCAACCGATCCTTTAAGTGCAACTGTATTAGAAATCGACGCAGCGACTGGGGGGCGGTTGTTGCAATTTGATGTTCCGCCAGCAATGTCTTTGCTTCAAGTGTTAGATCAATACGGGCAAGTGCCTTTACCACCTTACATTACAAATTCTCAAGCCACCAGCGAACAATATCAAACAGTATATGCCGAGCAACCTGGTGCTGTCGCCGCTCCGACGGCTGGGCTGCATTTTACTCCAGAGTTACTCACGCGCCTCAAAGGTAAAGGAATCCGTACCGCTTTTGTGACACTACACGTCGGCGTGGGAACCTTTCGCCCTGTAGAAGTAGAAGACATCACAACGCATAAAATGCATGGGGAATGGGTAGAAGTCAGTGCAGATACTGTTGCGCAAATTCGCGAGACACAAGCCCAAGGCGGGAGAGTGTTTGCAGTGGGAACCACAGTGGTACGCTCATTAGAAGGTGCCGCAGTTTCAGGAGAATTACAACCTTTTTGCGGAAAAACCAACTTATTTATTTATCCTGGTTATCAATGGCGCGTTGTCGAAGGATTGATTACAAACTTTCATCTACCTAAATCAAGTTTGCTGATGCTGGTAAGTGCATTAATTGGACGTCAGCGCCTTTTGGCATTGTACCAAGAAGCGATCGCCGAGCGCTACCGCTTTTACTCGTTTGGTGATGCGATGTTGATTTTACCGCAATTTGAATCGATGTGTTGA